GCTGCTCATCGTGGTCTTCGGCCGCGCCGGGCTGGCGGCGGCCGTGGTCAGCGCCCTGGCCTACGGAGCGGTGGCGGCGACGATCGAAAGCCAGGCATCCGCCTTCGGTCCGAGACCGGCCGGACCGCGAGGGGCGGTAACGCCGGGGTGCAAGGGGTGTAGCCAAGGTCAGTGATGCGTATCACCCATTAGCTTTCGATTAGGTCCCGCCATCTGCGTGCCTGCAAGAGATGGACTGGTAAGTCCGTATTTACAAATCCTAAATAATTGTCTTTTAAATACTTATGGCAACACGGGTCGATAGGGTTGCCGTGGCGCCCTTTTTTCGGGGCGGCTTCGGCGCGCTGTTGACATTGACATAACATGTGCTATACTACCGCAGAATCGCACCACGCGATGCCTTGTTAAACACGGGCCGAGGTTGTGCATGACCGGCGACGCGACATCTTCCGGGCTTCCTTCGGACTACTCGACTCGGATCAAGCAGTTCCGCGCCCGCCTGGGCCTGACGCAGATGGAACTGGCGACGCGGCTGGGGGTCTCGTTCGCCACAGTGAATCGGTGGGAGAACGGCCAGACCAAGCCATCTCCCGTGTGCTGGCTACAGCTCCAGCGCATGGACGAAGGCGATACGGGAGCGGAGCCCGAAACCGTTCAGCCCGCCGAGAAGCCAATCATCGATTTTACCAGTTCCCCCAACGTGGTTCGAGCGCTCGCCGAGGGCGAACGCCTGGGCTTCGGTCACCTGTTCAACCCCGTGTTTGCCACCGAGATTTCGCAGATCGACCCCTTGCCCCACCAGCGAATCGCGGTCTACGAACAAATGCTGAAGCAGTTCCCCCTCCGGTTCCTGCTCGCGGATGACGCCGGCGCGGGCAAGACGATCATGACGGGCCTCTATATTCGTGAAATGAAGGCCCGTCGCCTGATCAAGCGCGTCCTGATCGTGGCGCCCGCAGGACTGATCGGCAACTGGAAGCGCGAGTTGGCCACGCTGTTCAGCCTTGAGTTCCGCATCGTCACGGGGGCTGATGCCAGAGATGCAAACCCGTTCGTGGGCGAGGAGAGCGACTGCGTTATCGTCAGCGTCGACACGCTCGCCGGCGCGAAGACGTTTGCACGCCTTCGGGAACCCGACGTTGTTCCGTACGATCTTGTTGTTTTCGACGAAGCGCACAAGCTCTCCGCCGATCGCGGAAGCGACCTTCGCGTCCGCAAAACGGACCGTTACCGGCTGGCCGAAGCGCTGGCGGGTGTGGGCGGCGTCGGTGAAGCCTGGACGTTACCTTGGACGGCACATCACCTGTTGCTGCTGACCGCCACGCCCCACCAAGGCAAAGATTACCCGTACTACGCCCTGTGGCGTCTGCTTGAGCCGGAGGTTCTTGCGACGCCGGAGGCATTCGATGAGTACCCGCCCGAGCGTCGCCGTGCACACTTCATCCGGCGCACAAAGGAGGAGATGGTTCACATCAGCGGCAAGCCGCTGTATCCGAAGCGCATCTCCGACACTTTGGGGTACGACCTCACCCAAGGTCCGATCAGCGAACAGACGCTCTACGACGAGACAACCGACTACATGCGCCATGTCTATAACCGCGCGAAGGTTCTGAATCGCTCCGCGGCACGGCTGGCGATGAGCGTGTTGCAGCGCCGCCTCGCAAGTTCCACCTACGCCCTGCTGCGGTCGTTCGAGCGTCGAATCGAAAAGCTGGACCAGTTGATCCGCCAAGTCCAGGAGGGAAGGCTTACCGAGGAGCAGCTTGTCGTCCTCCAGCGCCGTCTCGCCGAGGAAGACGACGTCCTGGATACCAAAACTGCTGACGAGGAAGGCACGGAAAACGGGCGAGAGGAGCATGAAATCTCCGAGGAGCGGCTGCTCGCCGGCGTCATCGCCGCTTCCCTGACCGACCTGGTCGTCGAGCGTGAGCAGGTCGTCGCGCTGCGCGACCTTGCCCGCAAGGTCTATGACCAGGGCGCGGAGTCCAAGTTCGACAAGCTGCGCGAAGTGCTGACCGATCCGAAGTTTGTCGGCGAGAAGTTCATCGTATTCACGGAACACCGCGATACGCTCGACTACCTCGTCCAGCGCCTTGGCGGCATGGGCTACACCGGCCAGATCGCCCAAATCCACGGTGGCATGGATTACATCGAACGCCAGGAACAGGTCGAACGATTCCGTCGCCCTCATAATGATGGTGGTGCCCGGTTCATGATCTGCACCGACGCGGCGGCGGAGGGCATCAACCTTCAGTTCTGTTGGATCATGATCAACTTCGACGTGCCCTGGAATCCGGCCCGCCTGGAACAGCGCATGGGCCGCATCCACCGCTACGGCCAGAAGCACGACCCCGTACACATCGTCAACCTCGTCGCTCCCAAGACGCGCGAGGGCCTCGTCCTTCAAACGCTACTGAAGAAGCTGGAGACCATCCGCGATAGGCTGGGCAGCGAAAAGGTCTTCGACTCCATTGGCCGCCTCTTCGAGGGCGTCTCGCTCAAACAGTACATGGAACAGGCCGTTGTCGAGGGCGCGGATGTCGCCGCGCACCAGCTCGAGGGTCGGCTGACCGAGGAGCAGGTCGCGGCCTTGGCCGCAAGGGAGAGGATGTTGTACGGCGACGGCGGCGATGTGGCCCGCCAGCTTCCGCGGTTGCGCGACGACTTGGAGCAGGAAGCCTATTGCCGGTTGCTGCCCGGCTACGTCCGCCACTTCATCGAAAACGCTGCCCCGCTCGTGGATATCGAAATCGACGGGCACCTGGACGGGTGCTTTTCACTGCGGCCCGCCCGCAAGGGTGCGGTCGATCCCCTGATTCACGCATTGGAAATGTACCCGGCGAAGCAGCGCGGCTGTTTGACCGTCAACAGACCGGACCCGGACAACAAGGACCGTGCGATTTGGCTGCATCCCGGCGAGCCGGTGTTTGAACGCTTCCGGGGGTTGGTCAGCGAGCGTCTGGGCGACCAGGCTCTGCGCGGCGCGGTCTTCATCGACCCGACCACCGAGAAGCCGTACCTGTTCCACCTCGCCTTGATCAGCGTCATTCGCCAAGCTGACCCTGAGCTGCCCGACCTGGCCTCCGAGGAAACGCTCGACTGCCAGCTCGTCGGCGTCAAGCAGTACGAAGGGGCCGAGGTCGTGCTCTGCCCCGTTGAGCACCTGCTTCTGCTCAAGGGCGGCCACGGCCTGCCCGCCGCCGCACAACGCCTGGCGGTGACGGCCGGGAAGCTCAAAGAGCAGGCCGAGGCCTTCATCATGGAGCGCGTCGCCCGGGGGCTTGCGGTCCAGCGCCGCAACGCCATGTTGGACACACTGCCCGAGCGCGAGCAATTCATCCGGCGTGGGTTCGACTTCCAGGAGGCCGAGCTTGCCGCCGCCCGTGTCAAGCAGTCGGAGAAAGCTCGCTCCGGCAAC
The Phycisphaerae bacterium DNA segment above includes these coding regions:
- a CDS encoding helicase-related protein yields the protein MTGDATSSGLPSDYSTRIKQFRARLGLTQMELATRLGVSFATVNRWENGQTKPSPVCWLQLQRMDEGDTGAEPETVQPAEKPIIDFTSSPNVVRALAEGERLGFGHLFNPVFATEISQIDPLPHQRIAVYEQMLKQFPLRFLLADDAGAGKTIMTGLYIREMKARRLIKRVLIVAPAGLIGNWKRELATLFSLEFRIVTGADARDANPFVGEESDCVIVSVDTLAGAKTFARLREPDVVPYDLVVFDEAHKLSADRGSDLRVRKTDRYRLAEALAGVGGVGEAWTLPWTAHHLLLLTATPHQGKDYPYYALWRLLEPEVLATPEAFDEYPPERRRAHFIRRTKEEMVHISGKPLYPKRISDTLGYDLTQGPISEQTLYDETTDYMRHVYNRAKVLNRSAARLAMSVLQRRLASSTYALLRSFERRIEKLDQLIRQVQEGRLTEEQLVVLQRRLAEEDDVLDTKTADEEGTENGREEHEISEERLLAGVIAASLTDLVVEREQVVALRDLARKVYDQGAESKFDKLREVLTDPKFVGEKFIVFTEHRDTLDYLVQRLGGMGYTGQIAQIHGGMDYIERQEQVERFRRPHNDGGARFMICTDAAAEGINLQFCWIMINFDVPWNPARLEQRMGRIHRYGQKHDPVHIVNLVAPKTREGLVLQTLLKKLETIRDRLGSEKVFDSIGRLFEGVSLKQYMEQAVVEGADVAAHQLEGRLTEEQVAALAARERMLYGDGGDVARQLPRLRDDLEQEAYCRLLPGYVRHFIENAAPLVDIEIDGHLDGCFSLRPARKGAVDPLIHALEMYPAKQRGCLTVNRPDPDNKDRAIWLHPGEPVFERFRGLVSERLGDQALRGAVFIDPTTEKPYLFHLALISVIRQADPELPDLASEETLDCQLVGVKQYEGAEVVLCPVEHLLLLKGGHGLPAAAQRLAVTAGKLKEQAEAFIMERVARGLAVQRRNAMLDTLPEREQFIRRGFDFQEAELAAARVKQSEKARSGNAAAIKALKEIKEQQRSLAQRRHAALATIRREPELIAPGHLTFLAHALVVPSSDPADLERHDAEVEKVAMDLARAFEEACGATVKDVHTPELARAAGLTDNPGFDLLSIYPDGQRRAIEVKGRASTGDVEVSSNEWARAANLREGYWLYAVYDCATPNPRLVRVQDPFGNLLAKAKGSVLISANQITQAAKESIA